One window of Labilithrix sp. genomic DNA carries:
- a CDS encoding HAMP domain-containing histidine kinase → MTRQMPMGDDAELLAIARGLVPLVADGCTIDVLVDDAALCVAAVHVDEATERALDRRPRSDARHLVVRTLRGARVELSLWDRADRGPLADALVETSAERAAAHVALRRLERQRVDAEASRSALVAMLGHAMRGSLQGLTLGLDLVETRLKDSADEVPREWLIHRCAVLAESAERLREVADRLLEAPIPPDRIVALATEPCELGEIVERASRRLREESAGAVVRVRQRGPELGAWDPLHLETIVANLVTDALKLGGGRPVDVALDGDEEEVRITVRGAASGARRAAAPDVGHWIVKKLVDAHGGAIEAARDDGGATFYVTLPRWPDAEGAASSCDDP, encoded by the coding sequence ATGACGAGACAGATGCCGATGGGCGATGACGCGGAGCTCTTGGCGATCGCTCGTGGCCTCGTCCCGCTCGTCGCGGACGGCTGCACGATCGACGTCCTCGTCGACGACGCCGCGCTCTGTGTCGCGGCGGTGCACGTCGACGAGGCGACCGAGCGCGCGCTCGATCGCCGGCCGCGGAGCGACGCGAGACACCTCGTCGTCCGGACGCTGCGCGGCGCGCGCGTCGAGCTGTCGCTCTGGGATCGCGCCGACCGCGGGCCGCTCGCCGACGCGCTCGTCGAGACCTCCGCCGAACGCGCCGCCGCGCACGTCGCGCTCCGCCGCCTCGAGCGGCAGCGCGTCGACGCGGAGGCCTCCCGCAGCGCGCTCGTCGCGATGCTCGGGCACGCGATGCGCGGCTCGCTCCAGGGGCTCACGCTCGGCCTCGACCTCGTCGAGACGCGGCTCAAGGACAGCGCCGACGAGGTCCCGCGCGAGTGGCTGATCCATCGCTGCGCGGTCCTCGCCGAGTCGGCGGAGCGGCTCCGCGAGGTGGCCGATCGCCTCCTCGAAGCGCCGATCCCGCCCGATCGGATCGTCGCCCTCGCGACCGAGCCGTGCGAGCTCGGCGAGATCGTGGAGCGCGCGTCGCGCCGCCTGCGCGAGGAGAGCGCCGGCGCCGTCGTGCGCGTCCGCCAGCGCGGGCCGGAGCTCGGCGCGTGGGACCCGCTTCACCTCGAGACGATCGTCGCGAACCTCGTGACCGACGCGCTGAAGCTCGGCGGCGGAAGGCCGGTCGACGTCGCGCTCGACGGCGACGAGGAGGAGGTCCGGATCACGGTGCGCGGCGCGGCGAGCGGCGCCCGGCGCGCGGCGGCGCCCGACGTCGGTCACTGGATCGTGAAGAAGCTCGTCGACGCGCACGGCGGCGCGATCGAGGCGGCGCGCGACGACGGAGGCGCGACCTTCTACGTGACGCTCCCGCGCTGGCCCGACGCGGAGGGCGCCGCCTCTTCGTGCGACGATCCCTGA
- a CDS encoding response regulator translates to MTSSICATLLVVDDEFPTLDTLAEVLRWDGHTVHTAADGRQALEVLASTSVDLVLLDVMMPILDGLETLRELRARPELAALPVILMTAAPNGVPHDAPPHDALLVKPFTAATLRTVLAHSLALRRSTP, encoded by the coding sequence TTGACGAGCTCGATCTGCGCCACCCTCCTCGTCGTCGACGACGAATTCCCGACCCTGGACACGCTCGCCGAGGTCCTTCGCTGGGACGGCCACACGGTCCACACCGCGGCCGACGGACGGCAGGCGCTGGAGGTCCTCGCGAGCACGAGCGTCGACCTCGTCCTCCTCGACGTGATGATGCCGATCCTCGACGGGCTCGAGACGCTGCGCGAGCTGCGCGCGCGCCCCGAGCTCGCCGCGTTGCCCGTCATCCTCATGACCGCGGCCCCCAACGGCGTCCCGCACGACGCGCCGCCGCACGACGCGCTCCTCGTCAAGCCGTTCACCGCCGCCACCTTGCGCACGGTCCTCGCGCACTCGCTCGCGCTCCGCCGGTCGACGCCATGA